The Dokdonella koreensis DS-123 genome has a segment encoding these proteins:
- a CDS encoding RNA polymerase sigma factor has protein sequence MSREPSTPVGAASRVPFDRFVDERRGPLQRFLVNLGVGSEDAKDLVQEGFLRLLRYRDTTPPDEWTPLAYRIVLNLHRDRQRQAATRETPLFDTDDDLSTHASPEPSPEHLATDQQHLMLARQAILELPPRCREVYLLNRVDALSYPAIAARCGISVKAVEKHISRALRELRGKVDRLLASRGTP, from the coding sequence ATGAGTCGCGAGCCTTCCACGCCAGTCGGCGCCGCTTCCCGGGTGCCGTTCGACCGCTTCGTGGACGAGCGCCGCGGCCCGTTGCAGCGCTTTCTGGTCAATCTCGGCGTCGGCAGCGAAGACGCCAAGGACCTGGTGCAGGAGGGGTTCCTGCGCCTGCTGCGCTACCGCGACACCACGCCACCCGACGAATGGACACCCCTGGCCTACCGGATCGTCCTCAACCTGCACCGTGACCGGCAGCGCCAGGCCGCCACCCGCGAAACCCCGCTGTTCGACACCGACGACGACCTGTCCACCCACGCCTCTCCCGAGCCTTCACCCGAACACCTCGCCACCGACCAGCAGCACCTCATGCTCGCCCGCCAAGCCATCCTGGAACTCCCGCCACGCTGCCGCGAGGTGTACCTGCTCAACCGCGTCGACGCGCTGAGCTACCCCGCCATCGCCGCCCGCTGCGGAATCTCCGTGAAGGCCGTGGAAAAGCACATCTCGCGCGCCCTGCGCGAGCTGCGCGGCAAGGTCGATCGTCTGCTCGCCTCGCGAGGCACGCCATGA